A window from Mesorhizobium sp. WSM2240 encodes these proteins:
- a CDS encoding LLM class flavin-dependent oxidoreductase, with protein sequence MEFATFTLAAQRGYHQSSDSVIRNSIEQALVSEQAGFNTAWFAEHHFNNYSLIPSPLMMVAHCAGVTSTIRLGTAVCVLPLCQPQRLLSEIGFADIVADGRLELGVGLGYQQFEFERFGVNVDEAPAIFSEYLDILLKGLNQDIFEHDGHYEKIPSTAISVRTIQKPTPPIWMAGGSARIGRAYREGHNCFITALHNGLDALSALRQSIDTAAAAEGKKVTDAKISLLRCCYASDDEAEINSYLDNARFQRRLSDHYISAASRARMATCWRKRRRSRICRSRPRATTCRSAA encoded by the coding sequence ATGGAATTCGCGACCTTCACCCTGGCCGCCCAGCGCGGCTATCATCAATCGTCCGACAGCGTCATCCGCAATTCCATCGAACAGGCTCTCGTTTCGGAGCAGGCTGGCTTCAACACCGCGTGGTTCGCCGAGCACCACTTCAACAATTACAGCCTGATTCCGTCACCCTTGATGATGGTGGCGCACTGCGCCGGCGTGACGAGCACCATTCGCCTCGGCACCGCCGTGTGCGTGCTGCCTCTTTGTCAACCACAGCGCCTGCTTTCCGAAATCGGCTTTGCCGACATCGTTGCGGACGGCCGTCTCGAGCTCGGCGTCGGCTTGGGATACCAGCAGTTCGAGTTCGAGCGCTTCGGTGTCAATGTCGATGAGGCGCCGGCAATCTTTTCGGAATACTTGGACATCCTTCTGAAGGGCCTCAACCAAGACATCTTCGAACACGACGGCCACTATGAGAAGATACCCTCGACGGCGATTTCGGTCCGCACCATCCAGAAGCCGACCCCGCCCATCTGGATGGCCGGCGGATCCGCGCGGATCGGCCGGGCCTATCGTGAGGGGCACAACTGTTTTATCACAGCACTCCACAATGGCTTGGATGCCTTGAGCGCCCTGCGCCAATCGATCGATACGGCGGCGGCGGCTGAGGGTAAAAAGGTCACGGACGCCAAGATCTCGCTTCTGCGCTGCTGCTATGCGAGCGACGACGAGGCGGAGATCAACAGCTATCTCGACAATGCCCGTTTCCAGCGCCGGTTATCTGATCACTACATCAGCGCCGCCAGCAGAGCCAGGATGGCTACCTGTTGGAGGAAACGCCGACGCAGCAGGATCTGTCGTTCAAGGCCACGCGCGACAACCTGCCGATCGGCAGCGTGA
- a CDS encoding nuclear transport factor 2 family protein, whose protein sequence is MDKVRTKIAELLDREAIRDCLYRYCRGIDRADEAALRSSYWPDAHDNHGPYCGLAEGFIQFALGVFKAGPRNIHQITNILIEFTSPVEAAVESYFNALQRGPDKDGEVRQVLLCGRYCDLFQKREGEWRIAKRTVVYDWLEEQIPPAVPEAERFGLRQPIGAPHPDDLIYALGKRRIPSHHDVFRGSQLESRSGSKDENL, encoded by the coding sequence ATGGACAAGGTAAGGACAAAAATAGCCGAACTCCTCGACCGTGAGGCGATCCGCGATTGCCTCTATCGGTACTGCCGTGGGATAGACCGCGCGGACGAGGCGGCGCTGCGCAGCTCGTACTGGCCCGACGCGCATGACAATCACGGGCCCTATTGCGGCTTGGCAGAGGGCTTCATCCAGTTCGCGCTCGGTGTCTTCAAGGCCGGACCGCGCAACATCCATCAGATCACGAATATCCTGATCGAATTCACCAGCCCAGTGGAGGCCGCGGTCGAGAGCTATTTCAACGCGTTGCAACGTGGACCGGACAAGGACGGAGAAGTACGCCAGGTGCTCCTTTGCGGCCGTTATTGCGACCTGTTTCAGAAGAGGGAAGGGGAGTGGCGGATTGCCAAACGGACGGTCGTCTACGATTGGCTTGAGGAGCAGATCCCGCCAGCGGTCCCTGAGGCAGAACGGTTCGGTCTGCGGCAACCCATAGGAGCACCGCATCCGGATGACCTGATCTACGCGCTCGGCAAGCGCCGCATTCCTTCTCACCACGATGTTTTCAGAGGTTCCCAACTGGAGAGCCGCAGCGGCAGTAAAGACGAAAATCTATGA
- a CDS encoding ferredoxin — MRIIVHNAKCQGHARCWAQAPHIFVLDDEGYILPGDIEVPEREQPLASRGARSCPEGALEIDPTPAAPVESGVLQPRDGRV, encoded by the coding sequence ATGCGCATCATAGTCCACAATGCCAAATGCCAGGGTCACGCGCGATGCTGGGCGCAAGCGCCGCACATCTTCGTGCTTGATGACGAGGGTTACATCCTGCCCGGCGACATTGAGGTTCCGGAGCGGGAGCAACCGCTTGCGTCACGAGGCGCGCGATCCTGCCCCGAAGGTGCGCTGGAAATCGACCCTACGCCCGCTGCGCCGGTTGAATCGGGCGTCCTTCAACCGAGAGACGGACGAGTTTAG
- a CDS encoding SDR family NAD(P)-dependent oxidoreductase: MKHAGRIVIVTGAAGGIGRAMVDIFAGDGQAVVAVDLPGSGVVELAHGLGYPHLGLECDLSRQEDILALYDRVEAQFAQIGVLVNNAAVGPTMGAAVGTSADPFQRGLAAPARARRSRRCAPAA; encoded by the coding sequence ATGAAGCACGCCGGGCGCATCGTCATCGTCACAGGCGCTGCGGGCGGGATCGGCCGTGCCATGGTCGATATTTTCGCCGGAGATGGACAAGCCGTTGTTGCGGTGGACCTTCCGGGCAGCGGCGTGGTTGAACTGGCCCATGGGCTCGGCTATCCGCATCTCGGCCTCGAATGCGATCTCTCGCGACAAGAGGATATCCTCGCGCTTTACGACCGAGTCGAAGCACAGTTTGCGCAAATCGGCGTCCTCGTTAACAACGCGGCGGTCGGACCCACCATGGGCGCGGCTGTCGGCACCAGTGCCGACCCCTTCCAACGCGGCCTGGCAGCACCTGCGCGCGCGAGGCGATCAAGGCGATGTGCCCCGGCGGCGTGA
- a CDS encoding 2Fe-2S iron-sulfur cluster-binding protein: METRQGNLPGTISPNINGREHEIDVDPEAPILLVLRDTLGISGTKFGCGAALCGACTVHLDSEATCSCSTPRAFCR, encoded by the coding sequence GTGGAAACAAGGCAGGGGAACTTACCAGGCACGATCTCACCGAATATCAACGGTCGAGAGCACGAGATTGACGTGGACCCCGAAGCTCCGATTCTTTTGGTCCTGCGCGATACGCTCGGAATAAGCGGCACCAAATTCGGCTGTGGCGCGGCGCTCTGTGGCGCCTGCACGGTGCATCTGGATAGCGAGGCCACCTGCTCGTGCAGCACGCCGCGGGCTTTCTGCCGTTGA
- a CDS encoding IS66 family transposase, translating into MNRPGEPTVEELTARIAALQAQNRQLSERVVKLEEELALARLHRFAPKSEKRIDRLFNEAEQAADEDDADSEDGDVVVLPDTGLPASEGATGKKRGRKALPENLPRERVEYDLPEDQKACPCCRHQMHRMGETVTEQLHIEVKAKVLQNVRFKYACRHCDRTGINTPVVIAPMPAQPLPGSIATASTLAFALVHKYVDGTPLYRLAQAFERAGVAVSRGALGHWVIGSSEKHLSRIYDALKLRLRSQPLIHGDETTVQVLKEKDRPATDISYMWAYRSGEDSDEPIVLLDYQPGRGQIHPQAFLGDYRGVLMSDGYTAWRTLAGTTHLGCMAYSRRRFVDALKARKKGGGPPEQALRFFEQLYRVERQARNEKPDKGETQAGCIRRFRQQHSVPILNALKLWLDQIAPKVLPDSKLGDAVSYTLNQWDYLTRYTGDGSMPIDNNLLERDIRIFATGRKSWLFSDTVDGARASAIVYSLVLTCRACGVEPLAWLRHVLAELPQRPQNAAIDDLLPFNFAKAAAA; encoded by the coding sequence ATGAATCGACCCGGCGAACCGACTGTCGAAGAGTTGACGGCGCGCATTGCTGCGCTGCAGGCGCAGAACCGCCAGCTCTCCGAACGGGTCGTCAAACTCGAGGAAGAGCTGGCGCTTGCACGGCTGCATCGTTTTGCGCCGAAGAGCGAAAAGCGCATCGATCGCCTCTTCAATGAAGCCGAACAGGCCGCGGATGAGGACGACGCCGACAGCGAAGATGGCGATGTCGTTGTCCTGCCGGACACGGGCTTGCCAGCGAGTGAAGGGGCGACAGGAAAGAAACGCGGCCGCAAGGCCTTGCCGGAAAACCTGCCGCGCGAGCGTGTCGAGTATGACCTGCCCGAAGATCAGAAGGCTTGTCCTTGCTGCCGTCACCAGATGCATCGCATGGGCGAGACCGTTACCGAGCAACTTCATATCGAGGTGAAGGCGAAGGTTCTGCAGAACGTGCGGTTCAAATATGCGTGCCGTCATTGCGACCGCACCGGGATCAACACGCCGGTCGTGATCGCGCCGATGCCCGCACAACCCTTGCCGGGCAGCATCGCTACGGCCTCGACGCTGGCCTTTGCGCTCGTTCATAAGTATGTCGACGGAACACCGCTCTACCGTCTGGCGCAGGCATTCGAGCGTGCCGGCGTTGCTGTCAGCCGAGGCGCTCTGGGCCACTGGGTGATCGGCTCGAGCGAAAAACATCTCTCCCGCATCTATGACGCGCTGAAGCTGCGGCTCAGATCGCAGCCCCTCATCCATGGTGACGAGACGACGGTCCAGGTGCTGAAGGAAAAGGACAGGCCGGCCACCGACATATCGTATATGTGGGCCTACCGGAGCGGCGAGGACAGTGACGAGCCGATCGTGCTGCTCGATTATCAGCCGGGCCGCGGCCAGATACACCCGCAGGCCTTCCTCGGCGATTACCGAGGGGTATTGATGAGTGATGGCTACACCGCCTGGCGCACGCTGGCGGGGACAACCCATCTCGGATGCATGGCCTATTCCAGGCGGCGCTTCGTCGACGCACTCAAAGCGAGAAAGAAGGGTGGCGGGCCGCCGGAACAGGCGCTCCGGTTCTTCGAACAGCTCTATCGGGTTGAACGGCAGGCGCGGAACGAAAAACCGGACAAGGGTGAAACGCAGGCCGGCTGCATTCGCCGCTTCCGCCAGCAACATAGTGTCCCCATCCTCAATGCTCTCAAGCTATGGCTCGACCAAATCGCCCCGAAGGTCTTGCCGGACAGCAAGCTCGGTGATGCCGTGTCCTACACACTGAACCAGTGGGACTACCTGACGCGCTACACCGGGGACGGCAGCATGCCGATCGACAATAATCTCCTGGAGCGCGACATCAGGATTTTTGCCACTGGCCGGAAAAGTTGGCTGTTCAGCGATACCGTCGACGGAGCCAGGGCCAGCGCCATCGTCTACAGCTTGGTGCTGACCTGCCGCGCCTGTGGCGTCGAACCGTTGGCGTGGCTGCGCCACGTCCTCGCCGAACTGCCTCAGCGCCCCCAGAACGCAGCTATCGACGATCTCCTGCCCTTCAACTTCGCCAAAGCCGCCGCAGCCTGA
- a CDS encoding SDR family oxidoreductase produces the protein MIVNLGPINNVLPLTPRHAYRAAKVGMDIMTRCMAAELGPVGIRTAPVAAGYIRTPGVAQLAKAGRIDSTAIGRRIPMGRMGQPEDVADAVFFLASSEASYVNGSILYLDGGWTLVSNAEMQANS, from the coding sequence GTGATCGTCAATCTCGGGCCGATCAACAACGTTCTGCCCCTAACGCCGCGCCATGCCTACCGTGCCGCAAAGGTGGGGATGGACATCATGACCCGGTGCATGGCGGCCGAACTCGGGCCGGTCGGCATTCGGACGGCACCCGTCGCTGCCGGCTACATCCGCACGCCTGGCGTTGCTCAGTTGGCGAAGGCCGGCCGTATTGACTCGACAGCGATCGGACGGCGAATCCCGATGGGCAGGATGGGACAGCCGGAGGACGTCGCTGATGCAGTGTTCTTCCTTGCTTCGTCTGAGGCTTCATACGTCAACGGCTCGATCCTCTACTTGGACGGCGGCTGGACCTTGGTCAGTAATGCGGAAATGCAAGCGAACTCATGA
- a CDS encoding transposase has translation MEEDEQKLRVRLVGRNGRRRYDPASKDLLVAACLEPGVSVSRLALEHGVNANLLRKWIKKRAEIQSLPPPSPPAFIAVQIESAGDRALSRQSSMPATCDEVRGSASKRTTPFFSPAKVSASLPNGVKLTLECGDVDALTATIGALGHVQIGR, from the coding sequence ATGGAAGAAGATGAGCAGAAACTGCGGGTGAGGCTTGTCGGCCGGAACGGACGGCGCCGATATGATCCGGCATCGAAGGACCTTCTTGTCGCGGCCTGCCTTGAGCCTGGCGTGTCGGTATCGAGGCTTGCGCTCGAACATGGGGTCAATGCGAACCTTCTTCGGAAATGGATAAAGAAGCGCGCGGAGATCCAGTCCCTCCCGCCGCCGTCACCACCGGCGTTCATCGCGGTTCAGATTGAAAGCGCTGGCGATCGGGCCTTGTCGCGACAGAGTAGTATGCCGGCGACCTGTGATGAAGTGCGTGGGTCGGCCTCGAAAAGGACTACGCCTTTTTTCTCTCCGGCTAAGGTGAGCGCGTCATTGCCGAACGGCGTGAAGTTGACGCTGGAATGCGGTGATGTGGATGCATTGACGGCGACCATCGGAGCACTGGGTCATGTTCAGATTGGGCGCTGA
- the tnpB gene encoding IS66 family insertion sequence element accessory protein TnpB (TnpB, as the term is used for proteins encoded by IS66 family insertion elements, is considered an accessory protein, since TnpC, encoded by a neighboring gene, is a DDE family transposase.): MFRLGADLQVYLHREPIDFRAGINSLAVLVQETMALDPFAAAVFAFCNRRRDRIKLLFFDRSGFVLVLKRLTEDKFRWPRREATVVMLTTEQLHWILDGIDIDAMVRHPVRQYQVAG; the protein is encoded by the coding sequence ATGTTCAGATTGGGCGCTGATCTCCAAGTCTACCTGCACCGCGAGCCGATCGACTTCCGGGCCGGCATCAACAGCCTTGCGGTTTTGGTCCAGGAGACGATGGCGCTCGATCCGTTTGCTGCGGCGGTTTTTGCGTTCTGCAATCGCCGTCGCGACCGGATCAAGCTCCTGTTCTTCGACCGATCTGGCTTTGTGCTGGTCCTGAAGCGGCTGACCGAGGACAAGTTCCGATGGCCGCGGCGCGAGGCAACGGTGGTCATGCTTACGACCGAGCAATTGCATTGGATCCTCGACGGCATCGATATTGATGCGATGGTCCGCCATCCGGTGCGGCAATATCAGGTCGCAGGCTGA